From Streptomyces sp. NBC_00775, one genomic window encodes:
- the casA gene encoding type I-E CRISPR-associated protein Cse1/CasA, which produces MPAPLYPTDKEPCIPALFLDGHQEYLGWRELLLRAHEIEDLALPLPPAASAVLRLLIAIVARTTGLDDPEMGVGEWAARRRALLKEPDGFDADAIHGYFEKHTWDLFDPARPFLQDPRLAVQCKDRAGVNKLVFGRPEGNNLAWLSPHTDTDPQPVPSAQALWHLLIHHYYGASGTCSVRAIGDRRLGNATAGPLRSTLSFHPLGRTLYETLLAGLPKPADHWPDATDRCPWEEPELPDPLAPPPAVTWPGRLLTGRSCHALLLIPSADGRQVTDAYVTWATETKLLATDPFLIHHLDTNKPVNERHKPRRADADRALWRDLDALLLAGDETSTVQRPDAFTTLNDLPPDLRARLRVRVHGFDQEGRTNNRTWYTALTPPIWPWTQEHDPDTAERIAECRIAAEDIGTRLDEVSRQAWRTVTTPSTATHRSSRPPKRLPAWTKQARAAYWPRAETVFWRLLEHPDHNARAAFAAEAVAVLQDVTRPAITQHFLTARAVAAAVTELRRPPHPTPRRTS; this is translated from the coding sequence GTGCCTGCGCCGTTATACCCAACGGACAAAGAGCCCTGTATTCCCGCCCTGTTCCTCGACGGGCACCAGGAATACCTGGGATGGCGCGAGCTGCTGCTGCGCGCCCACGAAATCGAGGATCTGGCACTGCCCCTGCCACCGGCAGCCTCCGCGGTGCTGCGCCTGCTGATCGCGATCGTGGCCCGCACGACGGGGCTGGACGATCCGGAGATGGGCGTGGGGGAGTGGGCCGCCCGCCGCCGCGCGCTGCTGAAGGAACCCGACGGCTTCGACGCCGACGCGATCCACGGCTACTTCGAGAAGCACACCTGGGACCTGTTCGATCCCGCACGGCCCTTCCTGCAAGACCCCAGGCTGGCCGTGCAGTGCAAAGACCGGGCCGGAGTCAACAAACTGGTCTTCGGCCGCCCAGAGGGCAACAACCTGGCCTGGCTGAGCCCACACACCGACACCGACCCGCAGCCCGTCCCCAGCGCACAGGCACTGTGGCACCTGCTCATCCACCACTACTACGGCGCTTCCGGCACATGCTCCGTGCGCGCCATCGGAGACCGGCGCCTCGGCAACGCAACGGCCGGCCCCTTACGCTCCACCCTCTCCTTCCACCCCCTGGGCCGCACCCTGTACGAAACGCTCCTCGCGGGCCTGCCCAAACCCGCCGACCACTGGCCCGACGCAACAGACCGGTGCCCGTGGGAAGAACCCGAACTGCCGGACCCACTGGCACCGCCGCCCGCAGTGACCTGGCCGGGCCGGCTGCTGACCGGCCGCTCCTGCCACGCCCTCCTCCTGATCCCCTCCGCAGACGGCCGACAGGTCACCGACGCCTACGTGACCTGGGCGACCGAGACCAAACTCCTCGCCACAGACCCGTTCCTCATCCACCACCTCGACACGAACAAACCCGTCAATGAACGCCACAAGCCCCGCCGCGCGGACGCCGACCGCGCCCTGTGGCGCGACCTGGACGCCCTCCTGCTCGCCGGCGACGAAACCTCCACCGTCCAACGCCCCGACGCCTTCACCACTCTCAACGACCTGCCCCCCGACCTGCGCGCCCGCCTCCGTGTCCGCGTCCACGGCTTTGACCAGGAAGGCCGGACCAACAACCGCACCTGGTACACGGCCCTGACCCCGCCGATCTGGCCCTGGACACAGGAACACGACCCGGACACCGCGGAGAGGATCGCCGAATGCCGGATCGCGGCCGAAGACATCGGCACACGCCTGGACGAGGTCTCCCGCCAGGCCTGGCGCACCGTCACCACACCCTCCACCGCAACCCACCGCAGCTCCAGACCCCCCAAACGGCTGCCTGCATGGACGAAGCAAGCCCGCGCCGCGTACTGGCCCCGCGCCGAGACCGTCTTCTGGCGCCTGCTCGAGCACCCCGACCACAACGCACGGGCAGCGTTCGCCGCCGAGGCCGTCGCCGTGCTGCAAGACGTCACCCGCCCGGCGATCACCCAGCACTTCCTCACCGCCCGCGCGGTCGCCGCAGCGGTAACCGAACTGCGCCGCCCGCCGCACCCCACCCCCCGCCGCACCTCCTGA
- a CDS encoding type I-E CRISPR-associated protein Cse2/CasB, with protein sequence MPTLTTAQRRAHYDDFVAEVIELCSLNGVRADLASGRGRPVEECERMQKYLSARTARFGARRAHYTVASLIAMQRHLAHEDGPYTPESAHPAPDGPADDPLLPDIENASQRQEPLRAPAPGATAADDPAPGQKTPGPHWRARPNLGTTLALAVGRHGFKQPRMDDRVKTLTRLSTPLLHPRLWTLAAHLSSRHAARLDFAVLLEDLAWWDDDRLHTAARWRDSYFQTLDRLASQED encoded by the coding sequence TTGCCCACGCTCACCACCGCGCAACGCCGCGCCCACTACGACGACTTCGTCGCCGAGGTCATCGAGCTGTGCTCCCTCAACGGCGTCCGAGCCGACCTCGCCTCCGGCCGGGGACGCCCCGTCGAAGAATGCGAGCGGATGCAGAAATACCTCTCCGCCCGGACCGCCCGCTTCGGTGCCCGCCGCGCGCACTACACCGTCGCCAGCCTCATCGCCATGCAGCGCCACCTCGCCCACGAAGACGGCCCCTACACCCCGGAGTCCGCTCACCCCGCCCCCGACGGCCCAGCCGACGATCCGCTTCTGCCGGACATCGAGAACGCCTCCCAGCGGCAGGAACCGCTCCGGGCGCCCGCCCCGGGCGCCACGGCGGCAGACGATCCCGCACCAGGGCAGAAGACACCCGGACCGCACTGGCGGGCCCGCCCGAATCTCGGTACCACTCTGGCCCTCGCCGTGGGCCGCCACGGCTTCAAACAACCCCGCATGGACGACCGCGTCAAAACCCTCACCCGGCTGTCCACCCCGCTGCTGCACCCCCGGCTGTGGACCCTGGCCGCCCACCTGAGCAGCCGTCATGCCGCCCGCCTCGACTTCGCCGTCCTGCTGGAAGACCTGGCCTGGTGGGACGACGACCGGTTGCACACCGCCGCCCGCTGGCGCGATTCCTACTTCCAGACCCTCGACCGCCTCGCGTCCCAGGAAGACTGA
- the cas7e gene encoding type I-E CRISPR-associated protein Cas7/Cse4/CasC, whose amino-acid sequence MTPYAPARYIDLHALHPVPASLLNRGEDDEPKTLLLGGAVRGMVSSQAWKRAIRLMLEEELDEHAARTRMLPLRVADALSETGWPAELAAFAGAQIARSASREGLKTEENQGGITSALLYLPRDTLSDMVDLCQEHRPQLEEARTQAVAAAAESKGGRKKPKDSTVPAVLPTRTVASLIKRRTATINLFGRMLAELPGAHVDGAVQMAHAFTVHQSDPQPDYFTAVEDWAAPHDTGSAHLQTGFFTTGILYRYATVNLTELTRNLDGDDDQALCLLALFTEAFIEALPQAKKTSTAPHTLPHLVHYAIRDRRPVSYAAAFEQPVKHARGGGHTQPAVHALSQHADALNRLLGDRRRITHGYATLQDTPVDHIGTAHTSFQDLTDALTKAAAQPSPSRSAA is encoded by the coding sequence ATGACCCCCTACGCACCCGCCCGCTACATCGACCTGCACGCCCTGCACCCGGTACCCGCCTCGCTGCTCAACCGAGGGGAGGACGACGAGCCCAAGACACTGCTGCTGGGCGGCGCCGTCAGAGGGATGGTCTCCTCGCAGGCCTGGAAGCGGGCCATCCGCCTCATGCTGGAGGAGGAACTCGACGAACACGCCGCCCGCACCCGCATGCTTCCCCTGCGCGTGGCCGACGCCCTGAGCGAGACCGGCTGGCCGGCGGAGCTGGCCGCCTTCGCCGGCGCCCAGATCGCCCGCTCAGCCAGCAGAGAGGGCCTGAAGACCGAAGAAAACCAAGGCGGCATCACCTCCGCCCTCCTCTACCTGCCGCGCGACACCCTCTCCGACATGGTCGACCTGTGCCAGGAACACCGACCGCAGCTGGAAGAGGCCCGCACCCAAGCGGTCGCCGCTGCCGCCGAGTCCAAGGGCGGCCGCAAAAAGCCCAAGGACAGCACCGTGCCCGCCGTCCTGCCCACCCGCACGGTCGCATCCCTCATCAAGCGACGGACGGCCACCATCAACCTGTTCGGCCGCATGCTCGCCGAGCTCCCCGGCGCCCACGTGGACGGCGCCGTGCAGATGGCCCACGCCTTCACCGTCCATCAAAGCGACCCGCAGCCCGACTACTTCACCGCCGTCGAGGACTGGGCCGCCCCGCACGACACCGGCAGCGCGCACCTGCAGACCGGCTTCTTCACCACTGGCATCCTCTACCGCTACGCCACCGTCAACCTCACCGAACTCACCCGCAATCTGGACGGCGACGACGACCAGGCCCTGTGCCTACTGGCCCTGTTCACCGAGGCGTTCATCGAAGCCCTGCCCCAGGCGAAGAAGACCTCCACCGCCCCGCACACCCTGCCCCACCTGGTCCACTACGCCATCCGCGACCGCCGCCCGGTCTCCTACGCCGCCGCCTTCGAACAGCCCGTCAAACACGCTCGCGGCGGCGGCCACACCCAGCCCGCCGTCCACGCACTGTCCCAGCACGCCGACGCCCTCAACCGGCTACTGGGCGACCGCCGCCGCATCACCCATGGCTACGCCACCCTGCAAGACACCCCCGTCGACCACATCGGTACCGCCCACACCTCCTTCCAGGACCTGACCGACGCCCTCACCAAAGCCGCCGCCCAGCCGTCCCCCTCACGGTCGGCCGCATGA
- the cas5e gene encoding type I-E CRISPR-associated protein Cas5/CasD, with protein sequence MNGILLRLAAPLMAFGEHAAFRYRDTVAFPTRSALIGLFAAADGRPREQALTPDPATGTVPYADLRFTVRIDRPGHRHTDYHTAGGGRPHKQGLSTSSGNYRSQKASTFISHRVYLADAVFTVAVQGPDPLLEKITSRLEQPAFAPYLGRRACAPDEPLVLRGPHPDPVHELLTRAPLSLPAPPRPEQDTVPADFVWEHPPVHTPAANVHRELADVPVDFTPTRRFHHTRRVWRTTEQLPATLYAAQPTINALAAYIQQDTPR encoded by the coding sequence ATGAACGGCATCCTGCTGCGCCTGGCCGCCCCGCTCATGGCCTTCGGAGAACACGCCGCCTTCCGCTACCGCGACACCGTCGCCTTCCCCACCCGCTCCGCCCTCATCGGCCTGTTCGCCGCCGCCGACGGCCGCCCTCGCGAACAGGCCCTGACACCCGACCCGGCCACCGGGACTGTCCCCTACGCCGACCTGCGCTTCACCGTCCGCATCGACCGACCCGGCCACCGCCACACCGATTACCACACCGCCGGCGGAGGCCGCCCCCACAAACAGGGCCTGTCTACCAGCAGCGGCAACTACCGCAGCCAGAAGGCATCCACCTTCATCAGCCACCGCGTCTACCTGGCCGACGCCGTCTTCACCGTCGCCGTCCAAGGACCCGACCCGCTCCTGGAAAAGATCACCAGCCGCCTGGAGCAGCCCGCCTTCGCCCCCTACCTGGGGCGCCGCGCCTGTGCCCCCGACGAACCCCTCGTCCTGCGCGGCCCGCATCCCGACCCCGTCCACGAACTCCTGACCCGGGCCCCGCTCAGCCTTCCCGCCCCACCCCGCCCCGAACAGGACACCGTGCCGGCCGACTTCGTCTGGGAGCACCCGCCTGTGCACACCCCTGCCGCCAACGTGCACCGCGAACTCGCCGACGTACCCGTCGACTTCACCCCCACCCGGCGCTTCCACCACACCCGCCGGGTCTGGCGCACCACCGAACAGCTGCCCGCCACCCTGTACGCCGCCCAGCCCACGATCAACGCCCTGGCCGCCTACATCCAGCAGGACACCCCCCGATGA
- the cas6e gene encoding type I-E CRISPR-associated protein Cas6/Cse3/CasE yields MSLQTEPDTSTTTLIRIHLNLRNPDVRRDLAHPGSLHKTIMLLAPEGLGEHPRQQAGLLFRLEHATRHTPPTLLVQSQLPPDLTRLPATYGSAETRDLTPMLTALTPGRRVRYRITANASARRQCTDSDPFFDTETKPRHTDVPLHGDDALTWWKRKATHAGLALHSTALTPVRRSRHPVTRQHGGDKQPDVFRHALTRFDGLATITDPDQLRHAVLTGIGRGKPYGAGLLSLAPA; encoded by the coding sequence ATGAGCCTTCAGACCGAACCCGACACCAGCACAACAACCCTGATCCGCATCCACCTCAACCTCCGCAACCCCGACGTCCGCCGCGACCTGGCCCACCCGGGCAGCCTGCACAAGACGATCATGCTGCTGGCCCCCGAAGGACTGGGCGAACACCCCCGCCAGCAGGCCGGACTGCTCTTCCGCCTCGAACACGCCACCCGCCACACCCCGCCCACCCTGCTCGTCCAGTCCCAGCTGCCGCCCGACCTCACCCGCCTGCCCGCCACCTACGGCAGCGCCGAAACCCGTGACCTCACCCCCATGCTGACGGCCCTCACCCCCGGCCGACGCGTGCGCTACCGCATCACCGCCAACGCCAGCGCCCGCCGCCAATGCACCGACAGCGACCCCTTCTTCGACACCGAGACCAAACCCCGCCACACAGACGTACCCCTGCACGGCGACGACGCCCTCACCTGGTGGAAGCGCAAAGCCACCCACGCAGGACTCGCCCTGCACAGCACCGCCCTCACCCCTGTACGCCGATCCCGCCACCCCGTCACCAGACAGCACGGCGGCGACAAGCAACCAGACGTCTTCCGGCACGCACTGACCCGCTTCGACGGCCTCGCCACCATCACCGACCCCGACCAACTGCGCCACGCCGTACTCACCGGCATCGGCCGCGGCAAGCCCTACGGCGCCGGCCTGCTCTCCCTCGCCCCCGCCTGA
- a CDS encoding Mu transposase C-terminal domain-containing protein, translating to MPATPSPDGPYDTTSLRAAAVRRLLRLRDTERLTHHDVRTIADAFTVHWRTVRRWMDNAGAHNGTYTPQGRRHFTLTPAMHEALAQWHGNVASAYLALVADGHLGTPPRASQATFYRAVNRELSAGQRAALKNGEAGRRRHDVHALRPHGNRNDVWETDHVEASVFVNVDGHRSKPWITWFIDHATAVICGLAITPHQPSQDAILAAARDAILCTDHHRPFGGIPRKVRVDRGRDFLGKCVAEAFQKFGTELIVLPPYSPHLKGTVEAINGAAKHMLFKGLPGYAHTPRSRRDRRGQPLWALNELLDYETFVTVVLDWVDWWNNDHTIARLHRRTPAQAWHADLTPIDTLDPGDLHTYTLNDAGPPLKITSKGVRWNSAYYVGEWMHGHGSAGEMVRLRHEPHHYHRVELYDADTLTYRGPAFRSDEMSPRQARALRNARQREADRYAAKARRARKNAKPRYAATSVAATPEPLNRLTASQAAAQLRQLQTPEADLHIEARPDLLNRPTPSSTRWTKPLPDPKPQDTE from the coding sequence GTGCCCGCCACGCCCTCACCCGACGGCCCCTACGACACCACCTCCCTCCGCGCCGCCGCGGTCCGCCGCCTGCTGCGTCTGCGCGACACCGAACGCCTGACCCACCACGACGTACGCACCATCGCCGACGCCTTCACCGTCCACTGGCGCACCGTGCGACGCTGGATGGACAACGCCGGCGCCCACAACGGCACCTACACCCCCCAAGGCCGTCGCCACTTCACCCTCACCCCGGCCATGCACGAAGCCCTGGCCCAATGGCACGGCAACGTGGCGAGCGCCTACCTCGCACTCGTCGCCGACGGCCACCTCGGCACCCCGCCCCGGGCCTCCCAGGCCACCTTCTACCGCGCCGTCAACCGCGAACTCAGCGCCGGGCAGCGCGCCGCCCTCAAGAACGGCGAAGCAGGCCGCCGCCGACACGACGTCCACGCCCTACGCCCGCACGGCAACCGCAACGACGTCTGGGAGACCGACCACGTCGAAGCCAGCGTCTTCGTCAACGTCGACGGACACCGCAGCAAACCGTGGATCACCTGGTTCATCGACCACGCCACCGCCGTCATCTGCGGCCTGGCCATCACCCCCCACCAGCCCAGCCAGGACGCCATCCTGGCCGCCGCCCGCGACGCCATCCTCTGCACCGATCACCACCGGCCCTTCGGCGGCATCCCCCGCAAGGTGAGAGTCGACCGCGGCCGTGACTTCCTGGGCAAGTGCGTAGCCGAGGCCTTCCAGAAGTTCGGCACCGAACTGATCGTCCTGCCGCCCTACAGCCCCCACCTCAAAGGCACCGTCGAAGCCATCAACGGCGCCGCCAAGCACATGCTGTTCAAGGGCCTGCCCGGCTACGCCCACACCCCCCGAAGCCGCCGCGACCGCCGCGGACAGCCCCTGTGGGCCCTTAACGAACTCCTCGACTACGAAACCTTCGTCACCGTCGTCCTCGACTGGGTGGACTGGTGGAACAACGACCACACCATCGCCCGCCTCCACCGGCGCACCCCCGCCCAGGCCTGGCACGCCGACCTCACCCCCATCGACACCCTCGACCCCGGCGACCTGCACACCTACACCCTCAACGACGCCGGGCCACCCCTGAAAATCACCAGCAAGGGCGTCCGCTGGAACAGCGCCTACTACGTCGGCGAATGGATGCACGGCCACGGCAGCGCAGGCGAGATGGTCCGCCTGCGCCACGAACCCCACCACTACCACCGCGTCGAGCTCTACGACGCCGACACCCTCACCTACCGCGGCCCCGCCTTCCGCAGCGACGAGATGAGCCCCCGCCAAGCCCGCGCACTGCGCAACGCCCGCCAGCGCGAAGCCGACCGCTACGCCGCCAAAGCCCGCCGCGCCCGCAAGAACGCCAAACCCCGCTACGCCGCCACCAGCGTCGCCGCCACACCCGAGCCCCTCAACCGGCTCACCGCCAGCCAAGCAGCCGCACAGCTACGTCAGTTGCAGACACCGGAAGCAGACCTGCACATCGAGGCCCGGCCCGACCTCCTCAACCGGCCCACACCCTCCTCCACCCGCTGGACCAAACCCCTGCCCGACCCCAAGCCCCAGGACACCGAGTGA
- a CDS encoding ATP-binding protein, producing the protein MTHPTTTPEGQLATGPNYHYMGLPGARAMLTDASAETYANLVTTLNADAGKGAIMCIHGGVGLGKTFAVNSHLDDLAPHTTLRIKVGSAKIQALRAALYKKLDLPGEAPLNSTRCEAMLKEALSDTSRVLVVDEAQWLDTRTFEFIRELWDDEDTRLAVVLVGAETCYQKIKNRPALDSRILIWQRYKPLTPAEVLTVIPQYHPLWADVPTDELLWIDDAACHGNFRQWAKITYLLWEEHGGPDTKGHTADPPHQPTPHDAAAPFPAPAYSRNLVRAVLSRLDPTQRHTD; encoded by the coding sequence GTGACCCACCCGACCACCACGCCCGAAGGCCAGTTGGCCACCGGCCCCAACTACCACTACATGGGCCTGCCCGGCGCCCGCGCCATGCTGACCGACGCCAGCGCAGAGACCTACGCCAACCTCGTCACCACCCTCAACGCCGACGCAGGCAAGGGCGCCATCATGTGCATCCACGGCGGCGTCGGCCTGGGCAAGACCTTCGCCGTCAACAGCCACCTCGACGACCTCGCCCCCCACACCACGCTCCGCATCAAAGTCGGCTCCGCCAAAATCCAGGCCCTGCGCGCCGCCCTGTACAAAAAGCTCGACCTGCCCGGCGAGGCCCCCCTCAACAGCACCCGCTGCGAAGCCATGCTCAAAGAAGCACTGTCCGACACCTCACGCGTCCTGGTCGTCGACGAAGCACAGTGGCTGGACACCCGGACCTTCGAATTCATCCGCGAACTCTGGGACGACGAGGACACCCGCCTCGCCGTCGTCCTGGTCGGAGCCGAAACCTGCTACCAGAAAATCAAGAACCGGCCGGCCCTTGACTCCCGCATCCTCATCTGGCAGCGCTACAAGCCCCTCACCCCCGCAGAAGTCCTCACCGTCATTCCCCAGTACCACCCGCTCTGGGCGGACGTACCCACCGACGAACTGCTGTGGATCGACGACGCCGCCTGCCACGGCAACTTCCGCCAGTGGGCCAAAATCACCTACCTGCTCTGGGAAGAGCACGGCGGCCCCGACACGAAGGGGCACACCGCAGATCCGCCACACCAGCCCACGCCACACGACGCGGCCGCACCGTTCCCTGCCCCTGCCTACAGCCGGAACCTAGTGCGCGCCGTCCTCAGCCGCCTCGACCCCACCCAACGCCACACTGACTGA
- a CDS encoding KAP family P-loop NTPase fold protein: MTDNASINVGSLLNGDEPIDDASQDLLQRTDLADAFAAEIRRTSAKHGAVVALTGKWGSGKTSLANLTCSALDTVNDVQVVKFNPWFFSGTDQLIRFFFDELAAQLRDGRRLKDKLKSAGRTVAERLGKYSAALSPLKFVPGASAVLDGAGAVATGTSKLLGEEQGTVHEQRAQLTELLGALPGRIVVFIDDIDRLSQQEIRDLFRLVRLTGSFPNIVYVLCFDREVVEAALTDEAVRGATYLEKIVKMSMEVPPLPSQALSPVIAKGLTEALDGIESGPFHAARWPDVLVQVILPMFSTIRDVKRYLASVPLTVRSLGLEVNLVDVLALEALRVRYPAAHAMLHTATDLLTPAKTMYRPGTDRPTREKAFVEEFTGLLNGHAQPVIRLLFPAADRIFGGQNYGSDWIPTWERDRRVACSTVLDFYLHRQLPAGRAPAAFTDQVVACIGNESMLDEALGQVPDALLDDTLKRLVPHCRDVPEETVLPTAAALVRQLPRIRLGSSGMYSLGGEWAVLSPVSVLLRNLSSDVADHTVRSLFHGIPSLYGKVLLLDIAAGRPDKQGLIPEESARLLKRELLSQLHAARPENLADERMLLRTVLVATADTDGSPVLEPVFDARVVARLLESGVAPVHSQTMGSVAVRTEQRLVWDSLVSVYGGEVYLAEAVALLHQSLQEGTVELNEDLAAALALYEKYATGWRPE; encoded by the coding sequence ATGACGGACAACGCATCGATCAATGTCGGCAGTCTCCTCAACGGAGATGAACCGATCGATGACGCCAGCCAGGACTTGCTGCAGCGGACAGACCTGGCTGATGCGTTCGCGGCGGAAATCCGTCGAACGTCCGCGAAGCACGGCGCAGTTGTAGCTCTGACGGGGAAGTGGGGTTCGGGCAAGACGTCGCTGGCGAATCTCACCTGCAGCGCTCTGGACACGGTCAACGACGTGCAAGTCGTCAAGTTCAACCCCTGGTTCTTCTCCGGCACCGACCAGCTCATACGGTTCTTCTTCGATGAACTTGCCGCGCAGCTGCGGGACGGACGCCGTCTGAAGGACAAACTCAAGAGCGCGGGCCGCACCGTCGCTGAACGGCTGGGCAAGTACTCGGCCGCCCTGTCGCCGCTGAAATTCGTCCCCGGGGCCAGCGCCGTCCTGGACGGCGCTGGCGCTGTCGCCACGGGGACGTCGAAGCTCCTTGGTGAGGAGCAGGGAACCGTCCATGAACAACGAGCGCAGCTGACTGAACTCCTGGGCGCGCTGCCGGGGCGGATTGTGGTGTTCATCGATGACATTGACCGGCTGTCGCAGCAGGAGATCCGCGACCTCTTCCGTCTGGTGCGTCTGACCGGCTCGTTTCCAAATATCGTCTACGTCTTGTGCTTCGACCGCGAAGTGGTGGAGGCGGCATTGACGGATGAGGCGGTCAGGGGGGCCACGTACCTCGAGAAGATCGTGAAGATGTCGATGGAGGTGCCGCCGCTGCCCTCGCAGGCACTCTCACCGGTCATCGCCAAAGGACTGACCGAGGCGCTCGACGGGATCGAGTCCGGACCGTTCCACGCGGCGCGGTGGCCGGACGTACTCGTACAGGTGATTCTCCCAATGTTCTCCACCATCCGGGATGTGAAGCGGTACCTGGCATCGGTGCCACTGACCGTGCGAAGCCTGGGTCTGGAGGTGAATCTGGTCGACGTTCTGGCGCTTGAGGCCCTTCGCGTGCGCTACCCCGCAGCGCACGCGATGCTGCATACCGCCACGGATTTGCTGACGCCAGCCAAGACGATGTACCGACCCGGAACGGACCGGCCAACGCGTGAGAAAGCGTTCGTGGAAGAGTTCACCGGCCTCTTGAACGGCCACGCCCAGCCGGTCATCCGCCTGTTGTTCCCCGCCGCCGACAGGATTTTCGGCGGCCAGAATTACGGTTCTGACTGGATCCCGACCTGGGAACGGGACCGGCGGGTCGCCTGCAGCACGGTGCTGGACTTCTATCTCCATCGCCAGCTGCCGGCCGGACGGGCACCCGCTGCATTCACCGACCAGGTCGTGGCCTGCATCGGCAACGAAAGCATGCTCGACGAGGCATTGGGGCAGGTACCGGACGCCCTGCTGGACGACACGCTCAAGCGTCTGGTGCCCCATTGTCGCGACGTACCTGAGGAAACGGTGCTGCCGACGGCCGCGGCTCTGGTGCGGCAGCTGCCGCGGATCCGGCTGGGCTCCTCGGGCATGTACTCCCTCGGTGGTGAATGGGCGGTGCTGAGCCCGGTGAGCGTTCTGCTGCGCAACCTCAGCAGCGACGTGGCCGACCACACCGTCCGCAGCCTCTTCCACGGCATCCCGAGCCTGTACGGGAAGGTCCTTCTGCTCGACATCGCTGCGGGCCGTCCAGACAAGCAGGGGTTGATCCCGGAGGAATCCGCCCGGTTGCTGAAGCGGGAACTTCTTTCCCAGCTCCACGCGGCCCGTCCCGAGAACCTTGCCGACGAGCGGATGCTGCTGCGGACGGTCCTTGTGGCAACAGCCGACACAGACGGCTCTCCCGTCCTTGAGCCGGTCTTCGATGCCCGCGTGGTCGCGCGCCTGCTGGAAAGCGGAGTGGCGCCGGTGCACAGCCAGACGATGGGTAGTGTGGCCGTGCGGACCGAGCAGCGGCTCGTGTGGGACTCCCTGGTGAGTGTCTATGGCGGGGAGGTGTATCTGGCCGAAGCCGTCGCGTTGTTGCACCAGTCCCTGCAGGAGGGGACGGTCGAGCTGAACGAGGACCTTGCGGCCGCTCTGGCTCTGTACGAGAAGTACGCGACAGGCTGGCGCCCGGAGTGA